From a region of the Malania oleifera isolate guangnan ecotype guangnan chromosome 12, ASM2987363v1, whole genome shotgun sequence genome:
- the LOC131143742 gene encoding uncharacterized protein LOC131143742, producing the protein MAMELPSGVGPRVKLHCVNQGESEESHSHTQGFEFEISDDDGRSDHQFRSMNALEILRETVRILRFNSWAFMGIAALLICPVSAVLLSNVLVDQSIVKRLTIRLLLLARASGLPLRPFIKQSCYRFSEMALSTVLCFPLFITLLLLSKAAVVYSVDCTYSRKKFDSSKFFAIIAKIWKRLVSTYLWVCMVVIGCLTLFLVLLVAVCCAFSLIGFPSDINVYPALMVGMVFSVVFANAIMICNIAFVISVLEDVSGPKALLRSGGLIKGQTQVGLFIFLGSTIGMAFVEGLFEHRVKTLSYGDGSSRIWEGPLLVIMYSFVVLIDSMMSAVFYFSCRSFSMGASGGESHSILETVALSSGSMDIQ; encoded by the coding sequence ATGGCAATGGAACTTCCTAGTGGAGTTGGTCCAAGAGTTAAGTTGCATTGCGTGAACCAAGGAGAGTCCGAAGAGTCGCATTCGCATACACAAGGTTTTGAGTTTGAGATTTCTGATGATGATGGTCGGTCTGATCATCAGTTTCGTTCTATGAATGCGTTGGAGATATTGAGAGAAACTGTTAGGATTCTCCGGTTCAATTCATGGGCATTCATGGGGATTGCTGCATTGTTAATTTGTCCCGTGTCTGCTGTTCTCCTCTCGAATGTGTTAGTCGATCAGTCGATCGTGAAGAGACTGACTATTCGGCTCTTGTTACTCGCCAGGGCAAGTGGACTTCCTTTGAGGCCTTTCATAAAACAGTCATGCTATCGTTTCTCTGAGATGGCACTTTCCACCGTCTTGTGCTTCCCTTTGTTCATCACGTTGTTGCTACTATCAAAAGCCGCGGTGGTTTATTCAGTAGACTGCACTTATTCCAGGAAGaagtttgattcatcaaagttcttCGCAATCATTGCCAAGATTTGGAAGCGCCTTGTTTCGACTTATCTGTGGGTGTGTATGGTTGTCATTGGTTGCCTCACTTTGTTTCTTGTTTTGCTTGTCGCTGTCTGCTGTGCCTTCTCCTTAATTGGGTTTCCATCCGATATAAATGTGTACCCTGCACTGATGGTGGGGATGGTTTTCTCTGTTGTTTTTGCCAATGCTATCATGATTTGTAACATTGCTTTTGTAATATCAGTCTTGGAAGATGTCTCCGGTCCAAAGGCACTGCTTCGTTCTGGTGGCCTAATTAAGGGGCAGACTCAGGTGGGTCTTTTCATATTTCTTGGATCCACCATTGGTATGGCATTTGTGGAAGGCTTGTTTGAGCATAGAGTGAAGACTCTGAGCTATGGAGATGGTTCTTCCAGGATATGGGAAGGGCCCCTTTTGGTGATAATGTACTCCTTTGTGGTGCTTATTGACTCCATGATGAGTGCAGTTTTCTATTTCAGTTGCAGGTCTTTTAGTATGGGAGCCTCCGGTGGAGAATCtcactcaattttggaaactgtGGCATTGTCATCTGGATCAATGGATATTCAATGA